One Luteibacter aegosomaticola genomic window carries:
- a CDS encoding LysR substrate-binding domain-containing protein has translation MSRLPLGLLQGFVLVARTGKLARAAEQLNLTVSALSHQIRNLEERLGRSLFDRGPRGVTLTADGANLLEAIGHHFEGIEHALGRFQGRHQDSVTLSTLPSVASSWLVPRLPKLVAAHPEIELSLHSQVGLVDFDREPAIDAAFRYGLGAWPRTKAERLFGEFIVPIASPSLVRKMGGLPDTSLKGWPLLGDPSGRWNDWAEQFGMPLPSRYVARFDNTEHLQRAVLEGLGVALGRLVMARSLIECGALTVLCKERMRVTEAYYLVYPKRSESHGGFARLREWLLAEASEYEAGIAENWPLPA, from the coding sequence GTGTCCCGTCTTCCGCTCGGGCTTTTGCAGGGGTTCGTGCTCGTCGCCAGGACGGGCAAGCTGGCGCGCGCCGCCGAGCAGTTGAACCTGACCGTCAGCGCGCTCAGCCACCAGATCCGCAACCTGGAGGAGCGCCTCGGCCGCTCCCTGTTCGATCGCGGCCCGCGCGGCGTGACCCTGACCGCCGATGGCGCCAACCTGCTCGAGGCCATTGGCCACCACTTCGAGGGGATCGAGCATGCGCTCGGCCGTTTCCAGGGCCGGCATCAGGATTCGGTGACGCTCAGTACCTTGCCTTCGGTAGCGTCCAGCTGGCTGGTCCCGCGCCTGCCCAAGCTGGTGGCCGCCCATCCCGAGATCGAGCTGAGCCTGCATTCCCAGGTGGGCCTGGTCGATTTCGACCGCGAGCCGGCGATCGATGCCGCGTTCCGCTATGGCCTGGGTGCCTGGCCGCGCACGAAGGCCGAGCGCCTGTTCGGCGAATTCATCGTCCCCATCGCCAGCCCCTCGCTGGTCCGCAAGATGGGTGGCCTGCCCGATACCTCGTTGAAGGGCTGGCCGCTGCTGGGTGACCCCTCGGGCCGGTGGAACGACTGGGCCGAGCAATTTGGCATGCCGCTGCCCTCCCGCTATGTGGCTCGGTTCGATAACACCGAGCATCTCCAGCGCGCCGTGCTCGAGGGCCTGGGCGTGGCGCTGGGCCGCCTCGTCATGGCCCGCTCGTTGATCGAATGCGGCGCGCTGACGGTGTTGTGCAAGGAGCGGATGCGCGTGACCGAGGCCTATTACCTCGTCTATCCCAAGCGCTCCGAGTCGCATGGGGGCTTTGCCCGCCTGCGTGAATGGCTGCTGGCCGAGGCTTCCGAATACGAGGCCGGCATTGCCGAAAACTGGCCACTCCCGGCTTGA
- a CDS encoding aldo/keto reductase → MKLRNLGRSSLQVAPLAFGGNVFGWSADEARSFELLDAFVDHGFNLIDTADVYSAWVEGNEGGESEAIIGRWLQQSGKRDKVVIATKVAKWPRYPGLSPTNIREAVEDSLRRLQTDYIDLYQAHADDPKVPLEETLRALDDLVKAGKVRVIGASNYSAARFADALKTSEAKGLARYESMQPEYNLMDRKAFEEGLQPLCVEQNVGVISYYSLASGFLSGKYRSEADLAKSKARAPKVKAYLNERGMRVLAALDQVAEAHGVTPAQVSLAWVMAQPSIAAAIASATTVEQLNDIAASTALALTPAELASLSQASAD, encoded by the coding sequence ATGAAGCTACGTAACCTCGGCCGCTCGTCGTTGCAGGTCGCACCCCTGGCCTTTGGTGGCAACGTATTCGGCTGGAGCGCCGACGAGGCGCGCTCCTTCGAGTTGCTGGACGCGTTCGTCGATCACGGCTTCAACCTGATCGACACGGCCGACGTGTACTCCGCGTGGGTCGAAGGCAACGAAGGCGGCGAATCCGAGGCCATCATCGGCCGCTGGCTCCAACAGAGTGGCAAGCGCGACAAGGTAGTGATCGCTACCAAGGTCGCCAAGTGGCCGCGCTACCCAGGCCTCTCGCCGACCAACATCCGCGAAGCCGTGGAAGATTCGCTGCGCCGCCTGCAGACGGACTACATCGACCTCTACCAGGCGCATGCGGACGACCCCAAGGTTCCGCTGGAAGAGACGCTGCGCGCGCTCGATGATCTGGTGAAGGCCGGCAAGGTACGTGTCATTGGCGCGTCGAACTACAGCGCTGCGCGTTTCGCCGATGCGCTGAAGACGAGCGAAGCCAAAGGCCTCGCCCGCTATGAATCCATGCAGCCGGAATACAACCTGATGGATCGCAAGGCCTTCGAAGAAGGCCTGCAGCCGCTCTGCGTGGAACAGAACGTCGGCGTCATCAGCTACTACTCGCTCGCGAGCGGCTTCCTCAGCGGCAAGTACCGCAGCGAGGCCGACCTGGCCAAGAGCAAGGCGCGGGCGCCGAAGGTGAAGGCGTACCTCAATGAGCGCGGCATGCGCGTGCTCGCGGCACTCGATCAGGTCGCCGAAGCGCACGGCGTCACGCCGGCGCAGGTGTCGCTGGCGTGGGTCATGGCGCAGCCGTCGATCGCCGCCGCCATTGCGAGTGCGACCACGGTTGAACAGCTGAACGATATCGCCGCGTCCACGGCCCTGGCGCTTACACCGGCGGAACTTGCTTCCCTGTCACAGGCCAGCGCGGACTAG
- a CDS encoding SGNH/GDSL hydrolase family protein yields the protein MKHKQRFLRTALALAAMAAAGTSLAAETTTQLRCYYRLASDPAGTATNHVQPDDKLPGYWGGGSVMPSRSMFYTDASPNDVRAACAAAVAKAPDAAGPAMIRVADGKRSYNHEIWFNEPPRSGQPLERIVAFGDSLTDTGNMFNESQWKLPGSSWHTGHFTNGSTWVEYLAARTGLPLNTWAVGGAQATDVYLGALRGIGSQVESFLDYAKHARDYDPSKTMFTFLIGGNDFVNDGKTGEEVARSEEAAIRRLIDAGARHILLVTLPDLSSAPTFRMGRKDAGDVFKRVAIYNHELGRMAKRLASGTPARIELLDGAARFNEVLATPRKFGFTNVTDSCLKIDAETATNYMTAHPLRSACDPSTNLFWDTLHPTTRMHALMAGWALEATSRAWGIRCPNESNGTCQPAR from the coding sequence GTGAAGCACAAGCAACGCTTTCTCCGCACCGCTTTGGCACTGGCCGCCATGGCCGCAGCTGGCACCTCGCTCGCTGCCGAAACCACCACGCAGCTTCGCTGCTATTACCGCCTGGCCAGTGATCCCGCCGGGACGGCAACAAACCACGTACAGCCCGACGATAAGTTGCCGGGCTACTGGGGCGGTGGCAGCGTCATGCCCTCGCGCAGCATGTTCTACACCGACGCGTCGCCCAACGACGTACGGGCGGCATGCGCCGCCGCCGTGGCAAAGGCACCCGACGCCGCCGGCCCGGCCATGATCCGCGTGGCTGACGGTAAGCGCAGCTACAACCACGAGATATGGTTCAACGAGCCGCCGCGTTCCGGCCAGCCCCTCGAGCGCATCGTGGCGTTTGGCGACAGCCTGACCGACACCGGCAACATGTTCAATGAATCGCAGTGGAAGCTGCCCGGCAGTTCATGGCACACGGGCCACTTCACCAACGGTTCCACCTGGGTCGAATACCTCGCCGCACGCACCGGCCTGCCGCTGAACACCTGGGCCGTCGGCGGTGCCCAGGCCACGGACGTGTATCTGGGTGCGCTACGCGGCATTGGCAGCCAGGTGGAGTCCTTCCTGGACTATGCAAAGCACGCCCGTGACTACGACCCGTCGAAGACGATGTTCACCTTCCTCATCGGCGGCAACGATTTCGTCAACGACGGCAAGACCGGCGAAGAAGTGGCCAGATCCGAAGAAGCTGCCATCCGCCGCCTGATCGACGCGGGCGCGCGCCACATCCTGCTTGTGACACTACCCGACCTGTCGAGCGCACCCACCTTCCGCATGGGCCGTAAAGATGCGGGCGATGTGTTCAAGCGTGTCGCGATCTATAACCACGAACTTGGCCGCATGGCGAAACGCCTGGCCAGCGGAACCCCGGCCAGGATCGAGCTGCTCGATGGCGCGGCGCGTTTCAACGAGGTGCTCGCCACGCCGCGCAAATTCGGCTTTACCAACGTCACCGACAGCTGCCTGAAGATCGATGCCGAAACCGCGACAAACTACATGACCGCGCATCCGCTTCGCAGCGCCTGCGATCCAAGTACCAACCTGTTCTGGGACACGCTACACCCGACCACGCGCATGCATGCGCTGATGGCCGGCTGGGCACTGGAGGCCACGTCGCGGGCATGGGGGATCCGTTGCCCGAACGAATCCAACGGCACCTGCCAGCCAGCACGATGA
- a CDS encoding SGNH/GDSL hydrolase family protein → MTIKEYLRRTILAGVVALTLPMSVDTPAQEQAALADAPLRKADLRCWYRVAGENVPNLTTRHVYAEDFGVQGTWANNGIVTTQNLFYTGLEPEELQEACEKTLATLDDVGEVLGWTANDGNSYNHAFWHRGEIASRRGQAVERIVAFGDSLSDTGNAYNESLWTFPNHGGWLLGRFSNGRVWTEYLASATGLNLTTWANGGAQTEHSNVIVKGLSDQVDSFIRYMDGIDYDPSRTLFTVWIGANDFMETERTDPDFVLETLETQWRALRKLSEFGAKKLVMLNMPDLSKAPNFHHAGDKAVLLRDRARLYNEALPTFAERARKETSMDITLVDVASLFDEVVDDPKRHGMIDAARSCLALIPGSNPFSTYATFPAMREDCDQHRNVFWDLVHPTTRVHEIVGRFVLEQLPEAWGVRTIGR, encoded by the coding sequence ATGACGATCAAGGAATACTTGCGCCGCACGATCCTCGCCGGCGTAGTGGCGCTGACGCTCCCCATGTCAGTGGATACCCCCGCACAGGAGCAGGCCGCACTGGCCGATGCGCCCCTACGCAAAGCGGACCTCCGCTGCTGGTATCGCGTGGCGGGCGAGAACGTGCCGAACCTGACCACCCGCCACGTTTACGCCGAGGACTTCGGCGTACAAGGCACATGGGCCAACAATGGCATCGTAACCACCCAGAACCTCTTCTACACCGGCCTTGAACCCGAGGAACTGCAGGAGGCCTGCGAGAAGACGTTGGCGACGCTCGACGACGTGGGCGAGGTCCTTGGCTGGACCGCGAACGATGGCAACAGCTACAACCACGCCTTCTGGCATCGCGGCGAGATCGCCAGCCGGCGGGGCCAGGCCGTCGAGCGCATCGTTGCCTTTGGCGACAGCCTGAGCGACACGGGTAACGCGTACAACGAATCGCTCTGGACGTTCCCCAACCATGGGGGCTGGCTTCTTGGCCGCTTCAGCAATGGCCGCGTGTGGACCGAGTACCTCGCCAGCGCGACTGGCCTGAACCTCACCACATGGGCGAATGGTGGTGCCCAGACCGAGCACTCCAACGTAATCGTGAAGGGGCTCTCCGATCAGGTGGACTCGTTCATCCGCTACATGGATGGCATCGACTATGACCCGTCGCGCACGCTTTTCACGGTGTGGATCGGGGCGAACGACTTCATGGAAACGGAACGCACCGATCCCGATTTCGTTCTTGAGACCCTGGAAACGCAATGGCGTGCGCTCAGGAAGCTGAGCGAGTTCGGGGCGAAGAAGCTGGTAATGCTCAACATGCCGGACCTCTCGAAGGCACCGAACTTCCATCATGCCGGCGACAAGGCCGTATTGCTGCGCGATAGAGCGCGACTCTATAACGAGGCGCTACCCACGTTCGCCGAGCGCGCCAGGAAGGAGACCAGCATGGATATCACGCTGGTGGATGTAGCTTCGCTTTTCGACGAAGTCGTGGACGATCCGAAGCGACATGGCATGATCGATGCGGCGCGCAGCTGCCTTGCGCTCATCCCTGGATCGAACCCGTTCTCGACGTACGCCACGTTCCCCGCCATGCGCGAGGACTGCGACCAGCACCGGAACGTGTTCTGGGATCTTGTGCATCCCACGACGCGGGTCCATGAGATCGTCGGCCGCTTCGTACTCGAGCAGCTGCCTGAGGCTTGGGGGGTGCGGACTATCGGGCGATGA
- a CDS encoding NADP-dependent isocitrate dehydrogenase, translating into MSNSPKIIYTLTDEAPFLATASFLPIVEAFAGAAGVAVETRDISLAGRILAQFPDRLTDAQRVGDHLTELGELATTPEANIIKLPNISASVPQMKAAIKELQAQGYDLPDYVDAPSTDADKDTNARYGKAMGSAVNPVLREGNSDRRAPLSVKNYARKHPHRMGKWSPESKSHVSHMDGGDFYGSEKSATIEKAGSLRIEFTGKDGATKVLKEKVAVKAGEIVDAAVMSKNKLAAFITAQIEDAKAKGVLFSLHLKATMMKVSDPIMFGIAVREFYKDVLAKHADALKQVGFDANNGIGDLYARLDKLDAATRAAIEADLKAEYGHRPALAMVNSDKGITNLHVPSDVIIDASMPAMIRDSGGMWNAEGKLQDAKAVIPDRSYAGVYAVVIEDCIANGAFDPATMGSVPNVGLMAQKAEEYGSHDKTFQIPADGSVRVVAEDGSVVFEHAVEQGDIWRMCQTKDAPIQDWVKLAVQRARLSNTPAVFWLDKHRAHDAQVIAKVERYLKDHDTSGLDLRILAPEEATKFSLERIRKGQDTISVTGNVLRDYLTDLFPIMELGTSAKMLSIVPLMAGGGLFETGAGGSAPKHVQQFVEEDYLRWDSLGEFLALAASLEHLAERYDNKHARVLAKTLDQANGRFLDSNKSPARKVGEIDNRGSHFYLAMYWAEALAAQDDDADLKAKFAPVAKALSEGEAKIVGELNGAQGKHVEIKGYYHPDMLLVSAAMRPSASFNAVIDGLRR; encoded by the coding sequence ATGTCCAACTCGCCCAAGATCATCTACACGCTTACCGACGAAGCGCCGTTCCTGGCCACCGCGTCGTTCCTCCCGATCGTCGAAGCTTTCGCCGGCGCCGCTGGCGTGGCTGTCGAGACCCGCGACATCTCGCTCGCCGGCCGCATCCTGGCCCAGTTCCCGGATCGCCTGACCGACGCCCAGCGCGTAGGCGACCACCTGACTGAACTCGGCGAGCTGGCTACCACGCCGGAAGCCAACATCATCAAGCTGCCGAACATCAGCGCCTCCGTGCCGCAGATGAAGGCCGCGATCAAGGAATTGCAGGCCCAGGGCTACGACCTGCCGGATTACGTCGATGCTCCGTCGACCGACGCCGACAAGGACACCAACGCTCGCTACGGCAAGGCCATGGGTAGCGCCGTGAATCCGGTGCTGCGCGAAGGCAACTCCGACCGCCGCGCTCCGCTCTCGGTGAAGAACTACGCCCGCAAGCACCCGCACCGCATGGGCAAGTGGTCGCCCGAATCGAAGTCGCATGTGTCGCACATGGATGGCGGCGATTTCTACGGCAGCGAGAAGTCGGCCACGATCGAAAAGGCCGGCAGCCTGCGCATCGAGTTCACCGGCAAGGATGGTGCGACGAAGGTGCTGAAGGAAAAGGTCGCCGTGAAGGCCGGCGAGATCGTCGATGCCGCCGTGATGAGCAAGAACAAGCTCGCCGCGTTCATTACCGCGCAGATTGAAGATGCGAAGGCAAAGGGCGTGCTGTTCTCGCTGCACCTCAAGGCCACCATGATGAAGGTCTCCGACCCCATCATGTTCGGTATCGCCGTGCGTGAGTTCTATAAGGACGTGTTGGCCAAGCACGCCGACGCGCTGAAGCAGGTGGGTTTCGATGCCAACAACGGCATCGGCGACCTGTATGCCCGCCTCGACAAGCTCGACGCCGCCACGCGTGCAGCGATCGAAGCCGACCTGAAGGCCGAGTACGGCCATCGCCCGGCGCTGGCCATGGTGAATTCCGACAAGGGCATCACCAACCTGCACGTGCCCAGCGACGTCATCATCGACGCGTCGATGCCGGCGATGATCCGCGACAGCGGCGGCATGTGGAACGCCGAAGGCAAGCTGCAGGATGCCAAGGCCGTGATCCCGGATCGCAGCTACGCTGGCGTCTACGCCGTGGTGATCGAGGATTGCATCGCGAACGGTGCGTTCGATCCGGCGACCATGGGCAGCGTGCCGAACGTGGGCCTCATGGCGCAGAAGGCCGAAGAGTACGGTTCGCACGACAAGACCTTCCAGATCCCGGCCGATGGCAGCGTGCGCGTCGTGGCCGAGGACGGCAGCGTCGTGTTCGAGCACGCGGTGGAGCAGGGCGATATCTGGCGCATGTGCCAGACCAAGGACGCGCCGATCCAGGATTGGGTGAAGTTGGCCGTGCAGCGTGCGCGCCTGTCGAACACGCCGGCGGTGTTCTGGCTCGACAAGCACCGTGCGCACGATGCGCAGGTGATTGCCAAGGTCGAGCGCTATCTCAAGGATCACGATACCTCGGGCCTCGACCTGCGCATCCTCGCACCGGAAGAAGCGACGAAGTTCTCGCTGGAGCGTATCCGCAAGGGCCAGGACACCATTTCGGTGACGGGCAACGTGCTGCGTGACTACCTCACCGACCTGTTCCCGATCATGGAGCTCGGCACCTCGGCCAAGATGCTTTCGATCGTGCCGCTCATGGCTGGCGGCGGCCTGTTCGAGACCGGCGCTGGCGGTTCGGCACCGAAGCACGTGCAGCAGTTCGTGGAAGAGGATTACCTGCGCTGGGATTCGCTGGGTGAATTCCTGGCCCTGGCGGCCTCGCTGGAGCACCTGGCCGAGCGCTACGACAACAAGCACGCTCGCGTGCTGGCGAAGACGCTGGATCAGGCCAACGGCCGCTTCCTCGACAGCAACAAGTCGCCTGCCCGCAAGGTCGGTGAGATCGACAACCGCGGCAGCCACTTCTACCTGGCGATGTACTGGGCCGAAGCCCTCGCCGCGCAGGATGACGATGCCGACCTGAAGGCGAAGTTTGCCCCGGTGGCGAAGGCGCTTTCGGAAGGCGAGGCGAAGATCGTGGGCGAGCTCAATGGCGCCCAGGGCAAGCACGTCGAGATCAAGGGCTACTACCACCCGGACATGTTGCTGGTCAGCGCGGCCATGCGCCCGAGCGCGTCGTTCAACGCCGTGATCGACGGCCTGCGTCGCTAA
- a CDS encoding efflux RND transporter permease subunit, translated as MNISGPFIRRPIGTSLLAIGVFVIGLICYSLLGVAALPNIQFPAIFVQAQQSGADASTMASTVAAPLERHLGQVPGVESMRSNSSEGSAFVLLFFQNGTNIDAAARDVQSAINAAQPDLPAGLLNAPSYQKANPNDDPVVVLALTSDTVAPTDLYNVADSILAQRLRQQEGIASVDIAGSATPAIRVDVNLRALNAMGLSPDQLRNALTAANVTSPQGFLSDGKTTMAVIANDSLHHADEFAKLVIGVNNSVPIHLSDVAKVYDGQQDAYQAAWFNGKPGILMYVYRKPDANVIETVDRIKGMMPTMQAWLPKGVQLHSFFDGTPTIRASLHEVQATLMISLCMVIMTMALFLRRLAPTVIAGLAVPLSLAGGFVVMYAFGYTLNNLTLLALVIAIGFVVDDAIVVIENVIRHMDEGIPRFEAALLGAREIGFTIVSITGSLIAVFIPLLLAPGIIGMFFKEFTVTLIAAIVVSMLVSLTLTPSLCAHFLTAHKSDKPESRLGRALERAQDRLLAFYRVCLDWTLRHALLMALTPLALIALTIMLFGMVKGGFFPPQDTGLVAARATASSTVSFGEMKVRQARLTEMLLADPDVKSVGSRLGTSRTGSTGSFNIELKTVAEGRQDTTFDAVDRLSAKANKYPDLNLRLRPIQDLPTGGGGGSSQGGQYSVSLKGNDLGELEVWLPKLVEALKKSPILKDVGSDIDAQGLRQNMVIDRDTAARLGVSIGNIDGALYNAFGQRAVSTIYSDINQYRVIVNAIPTLAATPEALNQIYVRANSGAMVPISAVTKQEPGLAPSQIVHEDQYTSMGVSFNLAPGASMGEAMVVIQKTIDGMRMPGDIRLDEGSDFRRFQQSQSDMPLLILAAIIVVYLLMGMLYESLIHPVTILSTLPAAGVGALAALVITDTELSVVAMIALVLLIGIVKKNAIMMIDFALVAQRDHASNPKDAIREACLVRFRPIMMTTMVAILAALPLAIGLGEGSELRRPLGIAMIGGLLISQSLTLLSTPALYVIFACLSDRWKARKARRKERKALRAARA; from the coding sequence ATGAATATTTCCGGCCCGTTCATCCGCCGCCCCATCGGCACCTCGCTGCTTGCGATCGGTGTGTTCGTGATCGGTCTGATCTGTTATTCGCTCCTGGGCGTGGCGGCGCTTCCGAACATCCAGTTCCCCGCGATCTTCGTGCAGGCCCAGCAGAGCGGTGCGGATGCCAGCACCATGGCCTCCACGGTGGCGGCGCCGCTCGAGCGGCACCTGGGCCAGGTGCCGGGCGTCGAGAGCATGCGTTCGAACAGCTCGGAAGGCAGCGCGTTCGTGCTGCTGTTCTTCCAGAACGGCACCAACATCGATGCGGCCGCGCGAGATGTGCAGTCCGCGATCAACGCGGCCCAGCCCGATCTGCCGGCAGGCCTGCTGAATGCGCCGTCATACCAGAAGGCCAACCCGAACGACGATCCGGTGGTGGTGCTGGCGCTCACCTCGGACACGGTGGCGCCGACCGATCTCTACAACGTCGCCGACTCCATCCTCGCCCAGCGTCTTCGCCAGCAGGAAGGCATCGCCTCGGTCGATATCGCCGGTAGCGCCACGCCTGCCATTCGCGTCGACGTGAACCTGCGTGCGCTGAATGCGATGGGTCTTTCGCCCGACCAGCTTCGCAACGCGCTTACCGCCGCTAACGTCACCTCGCCGCAGGGCTTTCTGTCGGATGGCAAGACGACCATGGCGGTCATCGCCAACGATTCGCTGCACCACGCCGACGAGTTTGCGAAGCTCGTGATCGGCGTGAACAACTCGGTGCCGATCCACCTGTCCGATGTAGCCAAGGTGTACGACGGCCAGCAGGATGCTTACCAGGCGGCATGGTTCAACGGTAAGCCCGGCATCCTGATGTACGTGTACCGCAAGCCGGATGCGAACGTCATCGAGACGGTGGACCGCATCAAGGGCATGATGCCGACGATGCAGGCCTGGTTGCCGAAGGGCGTGCAGCTGCATTCCTTCTTCGACGGCACGCCGACTATCCGCGCCTCGCTGCACGAAGTGCAGGCCACCTTGATGATCAGCCTGTGCATGGTGATCATGACCATGGCGCTGTTCCTGCGCCGCCTCGCGCCCACGGTGATCGCGGGTCTCGCGGTACCGCTATCGCTCGCGGGCGGCTTCGTGGTGATGTACGCGTTCGGCTATACGTTGAACAACCTCACCTTGCTGGCATTGGTGATCGCGATTGGCTTCGTGGTCGATGACGCGATCGTGGTGATCGAGAATGTGATCCGCCACATGGATGAAGGCATACCCCGGTTCGAGGCGGCCTTGTTGGGCGCGCGCGAGATCGGCTTCACGATTGTCTCGATCACCGGTTCGCTCATCGCGGTATTCATCCCGTTGCTGCTGGCGCCCGGCATCATCGGCATGTTCTTCAAGGAATTCACGGTTACGCTGATCGCCGCGATCGTCGTCTCGATGCTCGTGTCGCTCACGCTGACCCCCTCGCTCTGCGCGCATTTCCTCACCGCACATAAGTCGGATAAGCCCGAGTCGCGGCTGGGCCGCGCACTGGAGCGCGCCCAGGATCGCCTGCTCGCTTTCTACCGCGTGTGCCTGGACTGGACGCTGCGCCACGCGCTGCTGATGGCGTTGACGCCACTGGCCCTGATCGCCCTGACGATCATGCTGTTCGGCATGGTGAAGGGCGGATTCTTCCCGCCGCAGGACACGGGCCTGGTCGCTGCTCGCGCCACGGCCAGTTCCACCGTGTCGTTCGGTGAGATGAAGGTGCGCCAGGCGCGCCTCACGGAAATGCTTCTGGCGGACCCGGATGTGAAATCGGTGGGCTCGCGCCTCGGTACGAGCCGTACCGGTTCGACGGGCTCGTTCAATATCGAGCTGAAGACGGTCGCCGAGGGGCGGCAGGATACGACCTTCGATGCGGTCGATCGTCTTTCGGCCAAGGCCAACAAATACCCCGACCTCAACCTGCGCCTGCGCCCCATCCAGGATCTGCCTACGGGTGGCGGCGGTGGTTCGTCGCAAGGTGGTCAGTATTCGGTATCGCTGAAGGGCAACGATCTTGGCGAGCTGGAAGTATGGTTGCCCAAGCTGGTGGAGGCGCTGAAGAAGAGCCCGATCCTGAAGGATGTCGGCAGCGATATTGACGCCCAGGGCCTGCGCCAGAACATGGTAATCGACCGCGACACGGCAGCGCGCCTTGGCGTATCCATCGGTAATATCGACGGCGCCTTGTACAACGCCTTCGGCCAGCGCGCGGTGTCCACGATCTATTCGGATATCAATCAGTACCGCGTGATCGTCAACGCGATCCCGACCCTCGCGGCGACACCCGAAGCGCTGAACCAGATCTACGTGCGCGCGAACAGCGGCGCGATGGTGCCCATTTCGGCCGTGACGAAACAGGAGCCGGGCCTGGCGCCCAGCCAGATCGTGCACGAAGACCAGTACACGAGCATGGGCGTGAGCTTCAATCTCGCCCCGGGCGCGAGCATGGGTGAAGCCATGGTGGTCATCCAGAAGACCATCGATGGCATGCGCATGCCGGGCGATATCCGCCTGGATGAAGGCAGCGATTTCCGCCGATTCCAGCAGTCGCAGAGCGATATGCCGTTGCTGATCCTGGCGGCCATCATCGTGGTGTACCTGCTGATGGGCATGCTCTACGAGAGCCTGATCCACCCGGTGACGATTCTCTCCACGCTGCCTGCGGCAGGCGTGGGCGCGCTCGCGGCGCTCGTGATTACCGACACCGAACTCTCGGTGGTGGCGATGATCGCGCTGGTGCTGCTCATTGGTATCGTGAAGAAGAACGCGATCATGATGATCGACTTCGCGCTCGTGGCGCAGCGTGACCACGCGTCGAATCCGAAGGACGCGATCCGCGAGGCCTGCCTCGTGCGCTTCCGCCCGATCATGATGACCACCATGGTGGCGATCCTCGCCGCGTTGCCGCTGGCCATCGGCCTGGGCGAGGGCTCGGAGCTGCGCCGCCCGCTGGGTATCGCCATGATCGGCGGCCTGCTGATCTCGCAGAGCCTGACGTTGCTCTCCACCCCGGCGCTGTACGTGATCTTCGCGTGCCTCTCCGACCGCTGGAAGGCGCGCAAAGCCCGCCGCAAGGAGCGCAAGGCCCTCCGCGCCGCGCGCGCCTGA